The sequence below is a genomic window from Tenacibaculum tangerinum.
TAACAAATGAAACCACTTCTTTATATTATTTTGACTATGTTTTTCTCTTATACTTTTTCTCAAAAAAGAGAAACCTCTAATATTTCTAAAGGAATGATTCATAGAATCAAAAATGATTTAGAAATAATAACAAAAACACCAAAACCAAGAAATTATCAGAATATTGAGACGTTAAACTATGTAGCCAATTATATAAAAGACTCTTTTAAAAAAGTATGTGATACTGTTTATTATCAACCTTACTCTATTAATAACAATGAATATAAAAATGTTATTGGATCTGTAGGCATTAAAAACAAAGAACGAATTATAATTGGTGCACATTACGATGTTTTTGGAGACTCTAATGGAGCAGATGATAATGCTAGTGGTATAGTTGCCTTACTAGAGTTGGTACGAATGCTCTCGAAAGAAAATTTACATTATAGGATAGATTTTGTTGCTTACACATTAGAAGAACCTCCTTTTTTCAGAACCAAGCAGATGGGAAGTTATATACATGCAAAAAACATGTATGATAACAAAACATCTATAAAAGGTATGATTTGCCTAGAAACTATCGGGTATTATAATGAACAAACTAACTCACAAGAATATCCAATAAAAGGCATGAGTTTACTATATGGAAATAAAGGGGATTTTATCACGGTAGTGCAGAATAGTTCAGCAGGAAATTTTAGCAACCAAGTTAAAAACTTAATGGAAGAACAAAAATTTATCAAAACAAAATCCTATAAAGGTTCTTCTAAAGTTGAAGGAGTTGATTTCTCTGACCATTTGAATTATTGGAAGTTTAATTATGATGCTGTTATGATTACAAACACCGCTTTCTACAGGAACAAAAATTATCATACTAATAAAGACACTATAGAGACTTTAGATTTAGAAAAAATAAGTTTAGTAATTCAACAATTATATCAAACAATACTACAAATAAAATAACTGCTATTTTGTATATTCTCTCTTCAATTAAGTAATATCATTCAATATTTTTTTGCATGCTTTCTTTTTAATTGAAACATGATTTGTAAGCTTAAAAAATTACCCAAACCTTTTAGCTAAAACACCTTTATTTTTCCAAAAATTTGAAGGTGTTTTTTATGACTATATACCCCAAAGTAGTATCCCTTTTTTTCTTTACAAAAGGAAGAAGGAGCTTCGAATACAATGAAAATCAAAAAGATATGTATATTTACTATCCATTAAACTATTTATAAAGATATGATTTGTATCAAAACGACGTTATCTATCCAAAGCGAATTCGCATAAGAGAGACTATTAACAATTAATTAAAAATCAACTACAATGAATGTATCGAAGACCCCCGAATCTACGACAGTTTGTGAACTTATACACCAACAAATGATTGCTCATCCAGCGCAAACAGCCATCATCGATGGGAAAACGCATATCAATTACAAAACCTTACTAAAACGTAGCAATGAAGTAGCTGGAGAACTTCAAAATCGAGGAATACAACCCGGAGCCTTCATTGGCGTTTGTATGCACCGCTCGTGGGAGTTAGTAGCGACTTTACTAGGTATTATGCAAGCAGGATGCGCCTATGTGCCTTTAGACCCCGCTTACCCAAAAGAGCGTATACAGTATATGCTCGAACACTCTCGTACTTCGGCTGTTTTTGTCGACTCCGAAGATGCCGCAAATTTATGCAGCAAAGTAAAAGAGTTGCTATGGATACATACGGTAGGCAAACATACAGATACTACCATAAATGCCTCTCCAGATGAATTGGCGTACGTCATTTATACCTCTGGCTCTACTGGTCGCCCTAAAGGAGTCGCTATTGAACATAATGGTATCGTTTCTTTGGTAGCATCGATGAATGAGTTATTTACTGAAGATCAGTTAAAAGGGATGGTTGCAGCCGCATCGGTTTGTTTTGACACCTCTGTGATGGAAATTATTGGTACCTTATCGTTAGGAGGTACCATCATCTTGGCAAAAAATGCCTTAGAGCTTACCTCACTTCCGGCAGTCGACCAAGTAACGATGTTCGTTATGGTTCCTTCAGCAGTGCAAGCCATCATCGCTTCACAAAAATTACCGAAAAACTTACAATGCTTGGTGTTCGGTGGCGAAGCACTAAAACGTTCGCTGGTACAACAAGTATACGAGCAAAAACCGAACATAACTATCTTCAATGCTTATGGCCCAACTGAAGATACGGTGTATTCAACCATCACTAAGATACACAAAGAAGATGCGGTAATTACCATCGGTACCTCTGTACTCCACTCACGTGCGTATGTTTTGGATGAACAACTACAACCCGTCGCCGATGAAAAAGTAGGTGAATTGTATCTTTCAGGAAATAAATTGGCACGTGGTTATTTGTTTGATGAAGATTTAACCAAAGAACGATTCATCAACGTACAATTTGATAACCACGACAACAGTGTTCGTTTGTATAAAACGGGCGATTTATGTCGTTGGACTCCTACCAATGAGATTGAATTTGTAGGACGTGCCGATCAACAAGTTAAAATTAGAGGACATCGAATAGAACTCGAAGAAATTGAAGCGGTTATCGAAACCATGGAAAATATTGATACAGCCGCTGCCGTAGTTGCCGATGGAAGTATTGGTCAACAAATACTTGTCGCTTACGTAATCAGTAATGAAAACAAACCAATAGATTTTTCTGATATTAGCTCTTTTGTGGCAAAACACTTGCCAAAATACATGGTTCCACAGATTGTGAAACAAGTACAAGAGCTACCACTACTGCCTAACGATAAGCTAGACAGAAAAAAATTAGCGAACCTTACTATTGAGCTATCCTCTGAACTGGTGACTGAAAATTCTCAACACGATCAGAGCCTTCCGAAGCAAGATGCTTCTTCCAACAATTACCAAGCATACCTATTGCAGACCATCCAAAATGAAGTAGCTCAACTACTCAACATGAAAAATTCAGCAAATGTATTACCAGATACTTCATTTGACAATCTCGGAATCGATTCGTTAACCACCCTAGAGCTGAGTAGCAGGTTAAGTAACGCTTTACAATTAGACATTAGTGCGTATGATATCTTTGAGAACTCTACCCCAAAAGCATTGATCAATCACCTTCTGAGTGCAAAAGAAACGACCAAAGAAAGCAAAAATGTAAAATTAAAAACAGACACGCTTACCAGCTTTCAAACCCATATTCAATCGAGTCATCCTACTTTCCAAGCAGCAAAAGTAGCCGCTTGGTCGGTAACAGATAAAAGTAAACTTGTACAAGCAGTATTACAAATGGTAAATGACCATCGTAGAAATCCGTACAGCAAAGTATTGCTTACAGGAAGCGCTACCAAAGGCTTGGTAGGAGATGCTTATAATGATGAAACACAAGAAGCAATTATTTGGACAACCAACCTATATCTTGGCTTAAATCGTGACCCTGAAGTCATCAAAGAAGCCTCAATCGCATTGAACCAATTCGGAACGGGTATGGGCACCTCTGCTGCCGCTTCAGGAATGACAAAGCAACATCTAGAATTTGAAGAAGAGTTTGCCGACCTTGTAGGAAAACCTAGTGCTTGTTTATTCCCCACAGGATATACGGCCAATGTGGGTGCTGTAGCTGGGCTTTTAGGAAGAAATGATATGGTGCTCATCGACCAGCTTTGCCACGCTTCTATTGTAGATGGTGCCAGACTATGCGGTGCCAAAGTTCGAACGTTTAAACACAACGACGTTCACGATTTAGAAAGTATTCTAAAAGCAGAAACTTCGCCGTATCGCACTATTTTAGTCGTTTTAGAAGGAGTGTACAGCATGGGTGAAGGAGCAGCACCCGTAGCAAAAATTATTAAAACTGCGAAAAAATACAAGGCGCTTACTTTGGTAGATGAAGCACACTCTTTTGGCTTTTATGGCGAAGGAGGTGCAGGTATTTGCGCTGCTCAGGGAGTGACTGAAGAAGCCGATTTTATCATGACAACGCTAAGTAAGGCTTTAGGAAGCCTTGGAGGGGTCGTTGCTGCCAGTAAAGAGCACATCGATTTGTTAAAATCATCATCAAGAGCCTATATATTTCAAGCATCTATTAGTCCTGCTGATATGGCGGCAGCCTTAACAGCGTTAAGAAGATTGAGAAGAGACGATGCCTTACGTGAAAAATTATGGGATACTACTCGATATATGCGTCAGAAATTTGAAGAAGCGGGTTACGACTTAGGTACGGGTGACGGACCTATTGTTACCCCTCATTTTGCCGATAAAGATAAACTGTATGCCATCGTACAAAGACTTTACAAACTCGGAATTCAAACTTCTGCGGTTACCTACCCAATTGTGGAAAGCGGAAGAGGTCGTTTACGATTAATTTGTTCGGCAGCTCATACACGCGAAGATGTCGATAAAACCTTGGCGGCACTTATTAAAGCAGAAAAAGAGGTAGATAAGATGCTTGAGGAAAAGCAAAAAAACAAAGAGCAAACAAGTGTTCAGTTTTCTGAATTGGAAGATTGGGCAGCACAATTTTCAAGTTACTTAAAAGAGGTTGTTACTGAAAGTACACCCGACTTGGCTATCGAATTAAAGAGTGCTGAAAGTACGGAAACTGTTTCGATCTTAATAAGAGATACTAAGGTAGCACTTTATCAAAATAGTAATTACGACCTCCCTACTTGTTCTTTACACATCAATGAAAAAGCAACTATTAATGCTTTAGAATCCTTTGATGTTCAAGGCTTATTACATGCTATATCAGACGGCTCTTGTGTGTTAAAAGGTCAAATACAACCTTTTGTATGGCTCGTAGGAAGAATTTCAGATTATGCCAACGTTCCAACAGAAGTGGAACTATAAGTAAACACGTGGTACAGTATTTAAGGCAAATACGATTTATGGTTTTTCATTTCACATTTAGGTCTATTGTCTCTTCGAGTAAAATTAGTTGAATGAAATGAACATAATTTTGTATTAAGAAGTGATAGCATGGTTCTCGATAGCTCTGCTGAGCCTAATTTTTAAATCATTACCATTCTTAAAAATCACTCGAACTGGGGGTGTTCAAAAAGTATCTCAACATAAAAGGATAAAAACAATTTGACCAAAAGACCTTGATGTTTTGTAAAAACATCAAGGTCTTTTGGTCAAATCATACGTGTCTTTTGTAAACTTTCTTAGTGTGTTATTTTTTATACTCTTGTTTCAACAAAGAAATATCGTCAATAATTTTTTGCATGTTCTCTTTTTTGGTTCCATCGTACGAACCTCTTATACGTCCTTCTTTATCAATTAACACAAAGTTTTCGGTATGTACCCAATCGTTTTCGCCACCATCGCCTTCATCTAACACAGCAAAATAATGTTTACGAGCTAAATTGTAAATGTGTTTTTTATCACCTGTAGTTACATTCCATTTTCCATCAATCACCCCTTTTTCTTTAGCATACTTTTTTAATACTGGAACACTATCCATTACGGGTGTTACCGAATGCGATAAAAACATAATGTCGTCATCATTTTTATAATGCTCTTGCAACTCACTCATATTATACGCCATGGCAATACAAATAGTTTGGCAACGTGTAAAAAAGAAATCGGCTATATAAATTTTCCCTTCATAGTCGGCATTGGTAATGGTATCGCCATTTTGGTTGATTAACCTAAACTCGCCTACTCGATGGTTTTTTTTCTTATTTCGAACAGAAGCATCGACCAATTTCGGATTGATATCAGCCGGATTGTATATCGGCAATTTTGTATCAACTTTTACCAAATGATAAAAAACGGGTATTCCAACAGCACAAAAAACCAAGATAAAAATAAGCGTGCTTTTTGACTTTTTAAAGAATTTGATATCCACAATACTAAAATTTTTTACAAAAATACGACTAAAAACAGCGTTTGTAAATCACTATCCTAAAAAGTTTGTTAAAACAAATGCGCAACTGCTACACAAACTTTTAGAACTGTACTGAAAAACGTACATTTGTCAGATTTTAAATTTAGACGAACACCATTTATGGAAATTTTAATAAAAGCATCACAATTTATTTTAAGCTTATCGCTCTTAATCGTTTTACACGAATTAGGTCATTTTATTCCTGCAAAATTATTTAAAACCCGTGTCGAAAAATTCTACCTTTTTTTCGATTATAAATTTTCGTTGTTTAAAAAGAAAATTGGTGAAACAGTATATGGTATTGGTTGGATTCCGTTAGGTGGATATGTAAAAATTGCAGGTATGATTGATGAAAGTATGGATACCGAGCAAATGCAAAAACCTCCACAACCTTGGGAATTTCGTTCTAAACCTGCTTGGCAACGTCTAATTATTATGTTAGGTGGGGTTACTGTAAATTTTATTTTGGGTATTTTAATTTACATCTGTTTAATGTGGGTATATGGAGAAAAATATTTACCAAATGAAAGTTTAAAAGATGGCGTTTGGGTTCAAGATCAATTAGGAAAAGATTTAGGTTTAGAAACAGGAGATAAAATTTTAACAATTGACGGACAAAAAATAGAAAAGTTTAGAGAACTTCCGTTAGAGTTTATTAACGGTACTTCTTATACTGTTGAAAGAAACGGAACTGTTCTTGAAAAAGAAATTCCTACCGACTTTATCTCCAAGTTAGTGGATAGAGGTAAAGATGCTGGAGCTTTTATAACTCCAAGATACCCATTTGTTATTGCTGGTGTACAAAAAGATTCGTTAAATGCTGATAGTAATATTTTACCAAAGGATATTATCACTGCTGTAAATGGACAAAACATAACTTATTTTGATCAAGCAAAACCTATTTTACATAGCTTAAAAGGACAAGAAGTTGCATTGTCTATAAGAAGAGGTAAAGAGAATTTAACTGTTCCTGCAAAGGTTTCAAATTATGGAAATTTAGGAGTTGCTCTTGGTGCTGTTTCTTTAGTGGATTTAGAAAAACTAGGGTATTACAACTTGGCAGAAAAAACCTATTCTTTTGCAGAAGCAATCCCTGCTGGTACCAATAAAGCTTGGACTACTTTGACCAATTACATTAAGCAAATGAAAAAGATTTTAAATCCGAGTACAGGTGCTTACAAAGGTTTAGGCGGATTTATTTCTATTGGAAGTATATTCCCTGCTGAATTTAGTTGGTATTCATTCTGGAGTATTACTGCGTTCTTATCGATTATGTTAGGGTTTATGAATTTATTACCTATCCCTGCTTTAGATGGTGGACATGTGGTGTTTACCTTATGGGAAATGATTACTGGTAAAAAGCCAGGTGATAAGTTCTTAGAGTATGCTCAAATTACAGGATTTATCCTATTAATAATATTACTACTTTTTGCAAACGGAAACGATATATTTAGGTTATTCAAATAACTTAACAATACTATAAAACAGGAAAAGCATCGTACTCAGTACGATGCTTTTTCCATATATTATTTTTGGTTTACCTCCTTTTAATACTATTCACA
It includes:
- a CDS encoding M28 family peptidase, with amino-acid sequence MKPLLYIILTMFFSYTFSQKRETSNISKGMIHRIKNDLEIITKTPKPRNYQNIETLNYVANYIKDSFKKVCDTVYYQPYSINNNEYKNVIGSVGIKNKERIIIGAHYDVFGDSNGADDNASGIVALLELVRMLSKENLHYRIDFVAYTLEEPPFFRTKQMGSYIHAKNMYDNKTSIKGMICLETIGYYNEQTNSQEYPIKGMSLLYGNKGDFITVVQNSSAGNFSNQVKNLMEEQKFIKTKSYKGSSKVEGVDFSDHLNYWKFNYDAVMITNTAFYRNKNYHTNKDTIETLDLEKISLVIQQLYQTILQIK
- a CDS encoding amino acid adenylation domain-containing protein; this encodes MNVSKTPESTTVCELIHQQMIAHPAQTAIIDGKTHINYKTLLKRSNEVAGELQNRGIQPGAFIGVCMHRSWELVATLLGIMQAGCAYVPLDPAYPKERIQYMLEHSRTSAVFVDSEDAANLCSKVKELLWIHTVGKHTDTTINASPDELAYVIYTSGSTGRPKGVAIEHNGIVSLVASMNELFTEDQLKGMVAAASVCFDTSVMEIIGTLSLGGTIILAKNALELTSLPAVDQVTMFVMVPSAVQAIIASQKLPKNLQCLVFGGEALKRSLVQQVYEQKPNITIFNAYGPTEDTVYSTITKIHKEDAVITIGTSVLHSRAYVLDEQLQPVADEKVGELYLSGNKLARGYLFDEDLTKERFINVQFDNHDNSVRLYKTGDLCRWTPTNEIEFVGRADQQVKIRGHRIELEEIEAVIETMENIDTAAAVVADGSIGQQILVAYVISNENKPIDFSDISSFVAKHLPKYMVPQIVKQVQELPLLPNDKLDRKKLANLTIELSSELVTENSQHDQSLPKQDASSNNYQAYLLQTIQNEVAQLLNMKNSANVLPDTSFDNLGIDSLTTLELSSRLSNALQLDISAYDIFENSTPKALINHLLSAKETTKESKNVKLKTDTLTSFQTHIQSSHPTFQAAKVAAWSVTDKSKLVQAVLQMVNDHRRNPYSKVLLTGSATKGLVGDAYNDETQEAIIWTTNLYLGLNRDPEVIKEASIALNQFGTGMGTSAAASGMTKQHLEFEEEFADLVGKPSACLFPTGYTANVGAVAGLLGRNDMVLIDQLCHASIVDGARLCGAKVRTFKHNDVHDLESILKAETSPYRTILVVLEGVYSMGEGAAPVAKIIKTAKKYKALTLVDEAHSFGFYGEGGAGICAAQGVTEEADFIMTTLSKALGSLGGVVAASKEHIDLLKSSSRAYIFQASISPADMAAALTALRRLRRDDALREKLWDTTRYMRQKFEEAGYDLGTGDGPIVTPHFADKDKLYAIVQRLYKLGIQTSAVTYPIVESGRGRLRLICSAAHTREDVDKTLAALIKAEKEVDKMLEEKQKNKEQTSVQFSELEDWAAQFSSYLKEVVTESTPDLAIELKSAESTETVSILIRDTKVALYQNSNYDLPTCSLHINEKATINALESFDVQGLLHAISDGSCVLKGQIQPFVWLVGRISDYANVPTEVEL
- a CDS encoding SCO family protein; the protein is MDIKFFKKSKSTLIFILVFCAVGIPVFYHLVKVDTKLPIYNPADINPKLVDASVRNKKKNHRVGEFRLINQNGDTITNADYEGKIYIADFFFTRCQTICIAMAYNMSELQEHYKNDDDIMFLSHSVTPVMDSVPVLKKYAKEKGVIDGKWNVTTGDKKHIYNLARKHYFAVLDEGDGGENDWVHTENFVLIDKEGRIRGSYDGTKKENMQKIIDDISLLKQEYKK
- the rseP gene encoding RIP metalloprotease RseP; translated protein: MEILIKASQFILSLSLLIVLHELGHFIPAKLFKTRVEKFYLFFDYKFSLFKKKIGETVYGIGWIPLGGYVKIAGMIDESMDTEQMQKPPQPWEFRSKPAWQRLIIMLGGVTVNFILGILIYICLMWVYGEKYLPNESLKDGVWVQDQLGKDLGLETGDKILTIDGQKIEKFRELPLEFINGTSYTVERNGTVLEKEIPTDFISKLVDRGKDAGAFITPRYPFVIAGVQKDSLNADSNILPKDIITAVNGQNITYFDQAKPILHSLKGQEVALSIRRGKENLTVPAKVSNYGNLGVALGAVSLVDLEKLGYYNLAEKTYSFAEAIPAGTNKAWTTLTNYIKQMKKILNPSTGAYKGLGGFISIGSIFPAEFSWYSFWSITAFLSIMLGFMNLLPIPALDGGHVVFTLWEMITGKKPGDKFLEYAQITGFILLIILLLFANGNDIFRLFK